A genome region from Proteus vulgaris includes the following:
- a CDS encoding LysM-like peptidoglycan-binding domain-containing protein: MATRNKKDVTAIHNTDSQSNNEVNMGKFPGLHRRAILVVAIALLVVFFWPTSENTSEPPQPASSTHDLPVPIASTNDPVYQTPIPQTQDSLNAEPDVSPSIEDPTTKDPEENIAQTTPLQNTQSIPAQTWQTYTIKEGQTLAQLFRDNQLPVNDAFSMAKSEDQQKSLSQLRSGQSIRLQRNPQGDVSMLEVTNSAGTVITYTRLSDGSYYRTP, translated from the coding sequence ATGGCTACAAGGAATAAAAAAGATGTTACAGCAATTCATAATACTGATTCACAGAGCAATAATGAGGTGAATATGGGCAAATTCCCTGGCTTACATCGTCGAGCAATACTGGTTGTTGCAATTGCTTTATTAGTCGTGTTTTTTTGGCCGACCAGTGAAAACACGAGTGAGCCACCTCAACCCGCATCGTCAACGCATGATCTCCCTGTGCCAATCGCATCTACAAATGATCCCGTGTATCAAACACCGATCCCTCAAACACAAGATAGTTTAAATGCCGAGCCGGACGTTTCGCCATCAATAGAGGATCCAACGACAAAAGATCCGGAGGAAAACATTGCTCAAACAACGCCATTACAAAACACGCAATCAATACCCGCGCAAACATGGCAAACTTATACCATTAAAGAGGGGCAAACTTTAGCGCAACTTTTTAGAGATAATCAACTACCTGTTAATGATGCATTCTCTATGGCGAAGTCAGAAGACCAACAAAAATCATTAAGCCAATTACGCTCAGGGCAATCTATTCGTTTACAGCGTAATCCACAAGGTGATGTCAGTATGCTAGAAGTGACAAATAGTGCGGGTACTGTGATCACTTACACACGTTTGAGTGATGGAAGTTATTACCGTACACCATAG